TACGAAATACGAAGTACGAAATACCGACTCAGCGGCTGGAAGCTGGACTCAGCCTTCCGAGCCTGCCAGTTCCACGGGCGGCTGGTCGGGCGCTTCAATCACCTCGAAATCGAGGACATCCGAACCTTCGTCACGGTCGACCACGATCGTGCCGCCTGCCTTGAAGTTGCCTTTCAGGACACGCTCGGAGAGCGGATCCTCCAGCAGCCGTTGAATAGCCCGGCGCAACGGCCTGGCTCCGAGTTCGGGATCGTAACCCTGCGTTGCCAGGTGCTCCTTGGCGGCATCACTCAAGACGAGCTCGAGGCTCCGCGATTTGAGCTGCTCCCGTACCCTCATGAGCATAAGGTCGATGATCTCCTTGACCTCGTCGACAGAGAGCTCGTGGAACACGATCACCTCGTCGATACGGTTGAGGAACTCGGGCCGGAAATGCTTCTTGAGCTGGTCGAGGATCTTGTCCCGCATCATCTCGTAGTTGAGCTCATCCGAACCGGCCACAAACCCGACCGCCTTCTTGTGGAGTTCCGAGCTTCCGAGGTTGGACGTCATGATGATGACGGTGTTCTTGAAGTCCACCTGGCGGCCCTGCGCGTCGGTGAGGCGCCCGTCTTCGAGAATCTGCAACAGCGTGTTGAACACATCCGCGTGGGCCTTCTCGATCTCGTCGAACAGGACCACGGAGAAAGGCTTGCGCCGTACCGCCTCGGTGAGCTGGCCGCCCTCGTCGTAGCCGACGTATCCGGGTGGCGAGCCGACGAGACGGCTGACCGTGTGCTTCTCCATGTACTCGGACATGTCGAGTTGGATAAGTGCGTCTTCGTCCCCGAACAGGAACTCTGCAAGAGCCTTCGCCGTCTCTGTCTTCCCCACCCCGGAAGGTCCGAGGAAGATGAAGGAACCGGTAGGACGCTTGGGGTCCTTCAACCCGGCACGGGTACGGCGGATCGCCTTCGAGACCGCAACGATGGCATCGTGCTGTCCGATGATCCGTTCGTGCAGTTTCTCTTCCATCTGGAGAAGCCGCTCGGTCTCCTCTTCGGTCAACCGGTGAACCGGGATCCCGGTCCACTGTGCGAGGACCTCTGCGATCTCCTCTTCATCGATCACCCAGGCTGCCGGCGCGCCGCTCTCTTTGAGCGCCTGTTCACGCTCGGCTCGCTCTGCGATGAGTTGCCGCTCCTGATCCCGAAGCTGTGCGGCACGTTCGAACTGCTGTGCCTGGACGGCTTCCGCCTTCTGGCCGCGAACATCCTTGATCCGAACGTCGACGTCTTTGAGATCGGGCGACGACCCGGTCCGCGTGATCCGCATCCGGCTGCCGGCCTCGTCGATCAGGTCGATCGCCTTGTCCGGAAGGTGCCGGTCGGAGATGTACCGGTCGGCGAGATTTGCTGCGCTCACCAGGGCATCGTCCGTG
This genomic interval from Gammaproteobacteria bacterium contains the following:
- a CDS encoding AAA domain-containing protein, with protein sequence MFERFTDRARRVVVLAQEEARLLNHNYIGTEHILLGLIHEGEGIAAQALQSLGVNLDGVRTQVVEIIGQGQQAPSGHIPFTPRAKKVLELSLREALQLGHNYIGTEHILLGLIREGEGVATQVLQNLNADLPRVRQTVIQLLSGVQGEERSSAQGGGGGGRESSGSGSTILDQFGRNLTQMAREHKLDPVIGRQREIERVMQILSRRTKNNPVLIGEPGVGKTAIVEGLGQRIVVGEVPETLRGKQVYTLDLGALVAGSRYRGDFEERLKKVLKEIKSRGDILLFIDEIHTLVGAGAAEGAIDAASILKPMLARGELQTIGATTLEEYRKYLEKDAALERRFQPVQVDEPDVAETIQILEGLKDRYEEHHSVRYTDDALVSAANLADRYISDRHLPDKAIDLIDEAGSRMRITRTGSSPDLKDVDVRIKDVRGQKAEAVQAQQFERAAQLRDQERQLIAERAEREQALKESGAPAAWVIDEEEIAEVLAQWTGIPVHRLTEEETERLLQMEEKLHERIIGQHDAIVAVSKAIRRTRAGLKDPKRPTGSFIFLGPSGVGKTETAKALAEFLFGDEDALIQLDMSEYMEKHTVSRLVGSPPGYVGYDEGGQLTEAVRRKPFSVVLFDEIEKAHADVFNTLLQILEDGRLTDAQGRQVDFKNTVIIMTSNLGSSELHKKAVGFVAGSDELNYEMMRDKILDQLKKHFRPEFLNRIDEVIVFHELSVDEVKEIIDLMLMRVREQLKSRSLELVLSDAAKEHLATQGYDPELGARPLRRAIQRLLEDPLSERVLKGNFKAGGTIVVDRDEGSDVLDFEVIEAPDQPPVELAGSEG